The following coding sequences lie in one Nycticebus coucang isolate mNycCou1 chromosome 20, mNycCou1.pri, whole genome shotgun sequence genomic window:
- the LOC128573032 gene encoding ubiquitin-conjugating enzyme E2 L3-like yields MAASRRLMKDNTPYDKGAFRIEINFPAEYPFKPPKITFKTKMYHTNSNKKGQVCLPVISAENWKPATKTDQVIQSLIALVNNPQPEHPLPADLAEEYSKDHKKLCKNAEEFTKKYGEKRPVD; encoded by the coding sequence ATGGCGGCCAGCAGGAGGCTGATGAAGGACAACACTCCATATGATAAGGGGGCCTTCAGAATTGAAATCAACTTTCCAGCAGAGTACCCATTCAAGCCACCGAAGATCAcatttaaaacaaagatgtatcaCACAAACAGCAATAAAAAGGGGCAGGTCTGTCTGCCAGTAATTAGTGCTGAAAACTGGAAGCCAGCAACCAAAACCGACCAAGTAATCCAGTCCCTTATAGCACTGGTGAACAACCCTCAGCCTGAGCACCCCCTACCTGCTGACCTAGCTGAAGAATACTCTAAGGACCATAAAAAACTCTGTAAGAATGCTGAAGAGTTTACAAAGAAATATGGGGAAAAGCGACCTGTGGACTAA